From the Chloroflexota bacterium genome, one window contains:
- a CDS encoding NAD(P)/FAD-dependent oxidoreductase — protein sequence MRDVDVIVIGAGPCGNMAALELAQRNVSVAVLDWRTRIGDKLCTGIIGRECAELFAPAAEHIHGEARSATIVSPAGRHYRIERTATQAYIVDRVAYINAVAEQAQHTGAEYILDSRVTDIRIDGTHAKIEAVSDGVRRAYTCRIVILASGFGSPLLRMVGLDGDKKTAGNRKTSDYRRDNGRDNYRDNGSASSEYLVGYQVEAIANDLRETEVYLGSGTAHDSFAWLVPLSGNRALAGMAPRRRANGQMDAFIERLRAEGRIGELAGEQKAWGIPIRPLSPSYADRTLVAGDAAGLVKPTTGGGIYYAFLSGRIAAEAAQTAIARGKYAANDLRGYERQWKAVFGRELRIGYYARMLYETLGDEQIERLLDAFLSDGDIADYIGEDVAFDWHSKVILKVLRHTGIRRSLTTLGPAAAPFVARLLQARG from the coding sequence TTGCGTGATGTAGATGTTATCGTAATCGGTGCCGGTCCATGCGGCAATATGGCGGCGCTGGAACTGGCACAGCGCAACGTCAGTGTTGCCGTGCTGGACTGGCGCACGCGAATTGGCGATAAGCTTTGCACGGGCATCATCGGCAGGGAATGCGCGGAATTGTTCGCGCCGGCGGCGGAGCATATCCACGGCGAGGCGCGCTCGGCGACCATCGTATCGCCGGCTGGCAGACACTATCGCATCGAGCGCACTGCGACGCAGGCGTACATCGTGGACCGTGTCGCGTATATCAACGCGGTGGCAGAGCAAGCGCAGCACACCGGCGCGGAGTACATCCTAGATTCGCGCGTTACCGACATACGCATCGACGGCACGCACGCGAAGATTGAAGCCGTAAGCGATGGCGTGCGCCGCGCATACACCTGCCGCATTGTGATTCTGGCGTCCGGCTTCGGCTCGCCGCTGCTGCGAATGGTCGGTTTGGACGGCGATAAGAAGACTGCCGGTAATCGAAAGACTAGCGACTACCGCCGGGACAATGGCAGGGACAATTACCGGGATAACGGCAGCGCCAGCAGCGAGTATCTCGTCGGCTATCAGGTGGAAGCGATTGCCAACGATTTGCGCGAGACCGAGGTCTATCTTGGCAGCGGGACGGCGCACGACTCGTTCGCGTGGCTCGTGCCGCTGTCGGGCAATCGCGCGCTCGCCGGGATGGCGCCGAGACGCCGCGCGAACGGGCAGATGGACGCGTTCATCGAACGACTGCGCGCGGAAGGCAGAATCGGCGAACTCGCGGGTGAGCAGAAGGCGTGGGGCATACCGATACGCCCGCTGTCGCCGAGCTACGCGGACAGGACGCTCGTGGCGGGCGATGCCGCAGGACTGGTCAAGCCCACGACGGGCGGCGGCATATACTACGCGTTCTTGTCCGGGCGAATCGCGGCTGAGGCGGCGCAAACCGCAATCGCGCGCGGCAAGTACGCGGCCAACGACCTGCGCGGCTACGAGCGGCAGTGGAAGGCGGTGTTCGGCAGAGAACTGCGCATCGGATACTACGCGCGCATGCTGTACGAGACGCTGGGCGACGAACAAATCGAGCGGCTGCTGGACGCATTCCTGTCCGATGGCGACATCGCGGATTACATAGGCGAAGATGTCGCGTTCGACTGGCACAGCAAGGTCATCCTGAAAGTGCTGCGGCACACCGGCATACGCCGCTCGCTCACCACGCTAGGCCCCGCCGCCGCGCCGTTCGTAGCCCGCCTGCTGCAAGCGCGGGGGTAA
- a CDS encoding siderophore biosynthesis protein SbnG: MRQNRVKQLMREGKLALGKYVSLADPQVVEIIGIAGFDAAFIDMEHTGFDLRTIEEMIRASDLAGVTSMVRVPDNDAKLILRILDMGAEGIIIPHVDGIEGAKRAVDAVRYPPMGERGGAGGTRAARFGDVAWNDHVRQSNEEIVLSVMTEDDKGINDVEAIAALDGVDLVSIGPTDLSQTLGVTDPADPRLRDKVNEIAAQVKSIGKAKLQIPMGHAALPLTPQELLELGVGYTHVAPAPPAILMQQFRNSVSEIHAAVGREN; the protein is encoded by the coding sequence ATGCGGCAGAATCGTGTTAAGCAGCTTATGCGCGAGGGCAAGCTGGCGCTGGGCAAATATGTCAGCCTTGCCGATCCGCAAGTCGTGGAGATTATCGGCATCGCGGGGTTCGATGCGGCGTTTATCGACATGGAACATACCGGCTTCGACCTGCGAACCATCGAAGAGATGATCCGCGCGTCCGACTTGGCGGGCGTTACATCGATGGTGCGTGTGCCGGACAACGACGCCAAGCTGATTTTGCGCATCCTGGATATGGGCGCGGAGGGCATTATCATCCCGCATGTGGATGGCATCGAAGGCGCGAAGCGCGCGGTGGACGCGGTACGATACCCGCCGATGGGCGAACGCGGCGGCGCAGGCGGCACACGCGCAGCGCGGTTCGGCGATGTGGCTTGGAACGACCATGTGCGCCAATCCAATGAGGAAATCGTGCTGTCCGTGATGACCGAAGACGACAAGGGCATCAATGATGTGGAGGCTATCGCCGCGCTGGACGGCGTGGACTTGGTGTCAATCGGACCCACCGACCTGTCGCAGACGCTCGGCGTTACCGACCCGGCAGACCCACGCCTGCGCGACAAGGTGAACGAGATAGCGGCGCAGGTCAAATCCATCGGCAAGGCGAAGCTGCAAATCCCGATGGGACACGCCGCGCTGCCGCTCACTCCGCAAGAGCTGCTGGAACTCGGCGTCGGCTACACGCATGTCGCCCCCGCGCCGCCCGCCATCTTGATGCAGCAGTTCCGCAACAGCGTCAGCGAAATCCACGCGGCGGTGGGCAGAGAAAACTAG
- a CDS encoding alcohol dehydrogenase catalytic domain-containing protein: MRALVLNGDTYAVEDRPTPEPDTGEVLFRTHYSGICGTDLHAPNLDFYTYGVVIGHEFAGEVAALGTGVRDWKVGDRAIVHPRGNFCGVCYECRQGWPNICSADEICAPAGSVRDGGMAAYVSLPVGKLRALPDEVTMLEGAWAEPISIALRGVSRSGFSVGQRTVVIGAGPIGLLTTMLLRHGGASDITVIEPSQMRRDKALELGADRAINPFDDDPAMVFGTDLDLADCVFECSGARTALDTAVSIARPHGVIMLVGVASGNVNFLSLRALTKEITIRSSSRNADEIVTATRLLARKALDVHALTSDVVSIEDSLAALQRLDRGEGIKILVKPTE; encoded by the coding sequence ATGCGCGCTCTCGTATTGAATGGGGATACTTATGCGGTCGAGGACAGGCCGACGCCGGAGCCGGACACGGGCGAGGTGCTGTTTCGCACGCATTACTCGGGGATTTGCGGCACGGACTTGCACGCGCCGAATCTTGATTTCTACACTTATGGCGTCGTCATTGGGCACGAATTTGCCGGTGAAGTAGCAGCGCTGGGCACCGGCGTGCGCGACTGGAAAGTGGGCGACAGGGCGATAGTGCATCCGCGTGGCAACTTCTGCGGCGTGTGCTACGAATGTCGGCAGGGCTGGCCGAATATATGCAGCGCGGACGAGATTTGCGCTCCGGCAGGCAGCGTGCGAGACGGCGGCATGGCTGCCTATGTGAGCCTGCCTGTGGGCAAACTGCGCGCGCTGCCGGACGAAGTTACAATGCTCGAAGGCGCGTGGGCAGAACCGATTTCCATCGCGCTGCGCGGTGTCAGCAGGTCTGGATTCAGCGTCGGACAGCGCACCGTCGTCATCGGCGCCGGTCCCATCGGGCTGCTGACGACTATGCTGCTGCGGCACGGCGGCGCGAGCGACATCACCGTCATCGAGCCGAGCCAAATGCGCCGCGACAAGGCGTTGGAACTCGGCGCAGACCGCGCTATCAACCCGTTCGACGACGACCCTGCGATGGTATTCGGCACGGACTTGGACTTGGCAGACTGCGTGTTCGAGTGCTCCGGCGCGCGCACAGCGCTCGACACGGCGGTGAGCATCGCCCGACCGCATGGCGTCATCATGCTCGTGGGCGTGGCGAGCGGCAATGTCAATTTCCTATCGCTGCGCGCGCTCACTAAGGAAATCACCATTCGCAGCAGCTCGCGCAACGCCGATGAAATCGTCACGGCGACAAGGCTGCTCGCGAGAAAGGCGCTCGATGTGCACGCGCTCACCAGCGATGTCGTGTCCATCGAAGACTCGCTCGCCGCCCTGCAGCGCCTAGATAGAGGCGAGGGAATCAAAATCTTAGTGAAACCAACTGAATGA
- a CDS encoding DUF309 domain-containing protein codes for MTMTEALPRYANKGQRRKLEAQWLAALENGVYHPASIQPQGAAPPQLFDAVRLFNAGLYWECHEVLEEVWLDTPYPQRFFWSALIKLAVGMHHAARRNTHGARVKIGDAVRLLPLFQPNFAGVDTAAALSDALRLQQALRAQPIDWSAIANMCQPVIIVQLQCEG; via the coding sequence ATGACTATGACTGAAGCACTACCGCGTTATGCGAACAAGGGACAACGGCGCAAATTGGAAGCGCAGTGGCTCGCCGCGCTCGAGAACGGCGTGTACCATCCTGCGTCGATTCAGCCACAAGGTGCCGCGCCGCCGCAGCTTTTCGATGCCGTGCGGCTCTTCAATGCGGGGCTGTATTGGGAATGCCATGAAGTTCTTGAAGAGGTCTGGCTGGATACGCCGTATCCGCAGCGATTCTTCTGGTCAGCGCTGATAAAGCTGGCGGTCGGAATGCACCACGCAGCGCGGCGCAACACGCACGGCGCGCGCGTCAAGATAGGCGATGCCGTGCGTCTGCTGCCGCTCTTTCAGCCAAACTTCGCCGGCGTCGATACGGCCGCCGCACTTTCGGACGCTCTGCGCCTGCAACAAGCCCTGCGCGCCCAGCCAATAGATTGGTCGGCAATCGCGAATATGTGCCAGCCGGTCATCATTGTGCAGCTGCAATGCGAAGGCTAG
- a CDS encoding 4a-hydroxytetrahydrobiopterin dehydratase, with the protein MTMLVREKCVACRRDSPRVTDAEVAELHPQVADWDLTDTDGIPRLQRTFRFRDFGGALDFATNLGKSADAEGHHPRITVEWGRVGVDWWTHKIRGLHRNDFVMAAKTDAMYAESAQSND; encoded by the coding sequence ATGACTATGCTCGTTAGGGAAAAGTGCGTTGCCTGCCGCAGGGACTCGCCGCGTGTTACCGATGCGGAGGTCGCGGAGCTACATCCGCAGGTCGCGGATTGGGATCTGACCGACACGGACGGCATTCCTCGATTGCAACGGACATTCAGGTTCAGGGACTTCGGCGGCGCGCTTGACTTTGCCACCAATCTCGGCAAGTCTGCGGACGCCGAGGGACATCACCCGCGCATCACGGTCGAGTGGGGACGCGTGGGCGTGGACTGGTGGACTCACAAGATTCGCGGGTTGCACCGCAACGACTTCGTGATGGCGGCGAAGACGGACGCGATGTACGCCGAATCCGCGCAGTCTAACGACTAG